The Manduca sexta isolate Smith_Timp_Sample1 chromosome 7, JHU_Msex_v1.0, whole genome shotgun sequence region GCCTAAATTTAATACTGGAAATACCACTAGTTGCAACACAAACTTATAATCTCCTACACCTGTATTCCATCCCTAATGACAATAACGTAATCTTAATACCCAAAAACCCAACCTTAATCTTGGGAAATGACAACTTCGCTTATCCAAACGAGCCCTGCAACAGCATAACATTGGACATCATATGCAAATACCTACAATGGCAAGATCTACGGCAATCGAATGATTGCATAGCACAACTATTACAACATCAAGAACCACACAATTGTACACACGCAATGGCAGCATTTGAGGACAACATAATACAACAAATCAAGGATAATTATTGGATAATCATCCTAAAACAAGAGGAAGTAATAAAAACCACCTGCGGAAACGATATCCAATACCAAAGGAACAAAGGAGTTTTCCTGTTAACTATAGACAGCAATTGTAAAGTACAGATAAGGAATAGAATACTAATGACGCACCAaaaatttgtcaaaataaaagaaacaataccTCTACCTCATACTCAACAAATTACAAGGACGATTCCTGTAAAAATAGACACAAAAAACTTGGATTTAGACAACCTAAAAGAAGCCCTGAAACAAATCAATAGTGTTAAAATCGATAGCAATAACACACCAAATATTCCGACCATCCCCAGTTGGCTGTCTATTGTTCAATACATCATAACCCTAGCGGGATCCGGGGCAGCTTTCTACATCCTGTATTGGAAACCTAAATCGGCGCAAACCTCGGCCCAGCAACTAGCAGTCGAAGATCCTCTTCAACAACCCTTGCGGCCCTCGGGACGCCTCATTCTTAAGGGGGGAGGAGTTATGTCACAGTAACACTAGTTTTCCCACGTAACCTAAGAGACATTACGATAACCTTTTAAGGTTATCTTCCGTAATTAAGGCAAGAATATTGCCatcattatgtatattatattatcgcATTGTAAACTAGATTCTAAGAAACCCTTTGTCATGTAATAACtatataaaggaaataaatattagattgGCAGTCTGTATCAGTTCGTCAAGCTGAGCACTTGTCTTTTTAAAAACCCTCCTGCCGTCGCCCACCTCCTAACTCGGGTGATGTGCGAAAATCGGCCgtgcaaataaacaaaatttaaataaaacgaaaaacgTATTCACTCGGCAGGCCTCCGTACCTAAAAACGCACTGTTAGCACCATTCAAGGTGGCATACAGGGTGGCAAAATACAAAGAAACTCATACTATTGCAGAACAGCTTATTCTACCGGCTGCTCTCGACATGGTAAATATTATGGTGGGAGAATCAgctgaaatattaatttccaaGATACCCTTATCTAGCAATACTATCAGTCGAAGAATCCATGACATTGCTAAGGAT contains the following coding sequences:
- the LOC115441396 gene encoding uncharacterized protein LOC115441396 codes for the protein MHPSIIDPAYLIEELNYIQNSVDVSLAVDPDIKYIHLWERIITVKTYSTNNSLNLILEIPLVATQTYNLLHLYSIPNDNNVILIPKNPTLILGNDNFAYPNEPCNSITLDIICKYLQWQDLRQSNDCIAQLLQHQEPHNCTHAMAAFEDNIIQQIKDNYWIIILKQEEVIKTTCGNDIQYQRNKGVFLLTIDSNCKVQIRNRILMTHQKFVKIKETIPLPHTQQITRTIPVKIDTKNLDLDNLKEALKQINSVKIDSNNTPNIPTIPSWLSIVQYIITLAGSGAAFYILYWKPKSAQTSAQQLAVEDPLQQPLRPSGRLILKGGGVMSQ